CGGTGGCCTTGGGGATATCTTATTCGAAATTTAGGAGGACAGCATGGATGGTTTTACCCCCGCCGTTTTCGACGACCACGCCCAAGCTATTGCCAAACGCCAGTATATGCAGCCGGGTGATGGGGACGTGTATGGGATGTTCCGCCGGGTAGCCACCTGGGTGGCTTCGCCTGAAAAAACCGAACAGGACAAACAATACTGGGGTGAGCAGTTTTATCGGCTGATGGCTTCCAAGCGCTTCTGCCCGGGCGGGCGGGTATTGGCGGGTGCGGGTACTTTGCACGGCAACGTACTCAACTGTTTTGTGCAAGGGGCCACGGAGCACGACCCCAGCAGCTTTGACGGGGTGCTGGAAGTAGCGACCAAGCTGGCCTTGGTAACCAAAGTAGGTGGGGGCAACGGCGTCAACCTCGACCCCTATGCCTCGCGCAAAAAAGCCGGCCCTCAAGGAACCATACGCGGTTTTGCCTATCTTGCGGCCGATCACGCCGACGTCGAGGACTTTATCAAGGGCCTAATGCGTCCTCCAATTAACCCCGATGGAAACAAAGAAAACATCACCGTGCGCAACTGGACGCGGGTGGTGTATGGGCTGTTAAAGCCCGAGCTAGCCGCGTTGGCCCGGCGCAACGGGGTCATGACCGTACGAGAGAAGCCCGGAGATGCACTAATGGTGCCCGATGATATGCGCGGCATCCTCGAGACTGCCAAGTCGGCTTTGAGCCTGGCTATCAGGGGTCAGGAACCCCATGTAGACTTCAGCAACCTGCGTCCTGAAGGTGCGCCCATCAAGGGGAGTGGGGGCACCAGCAGCGGCCCGCTCAGTTTTTTGGTCGAAATTTTCGATAACTTTTTGGAGTGGGCCAACCTAGGCGCCGACAAAGCAGGTCCGGTTGCCACCCTGCGCTACGTGTATGCCCCGGTGTTGCGGGTTGTACGCCAAGGTGGTACCCGGCGGGGTGCCGGAATGGCCACCATTGCCATCGACCATCCCGATCTGCTGGACTTTCTAACTGCCAAAGACCTTGATCGTGAGGCCAGCGAGGGGGATATCTCTACTTTCAATATCTCCATACTGGTCACCGAAAACTTCTGGAAAACCCTACAAGCAGATGGGCTGTGGGCCGTTGAACCCTCGGAGGTGCCGGGTAAATACTACCCTTACCCGGTGCGGGGGGCTTACACAGGTGTGCTGCCCGACCTGCCGGAGCGCCCTCAGGACGGTGCCCGGCCCATCCCGGTGTACGAGGGCAAAGTGCCGGCGAAGTGGCTCTGGCACGAAATCGCCTGGCACGCCTGGGCTACCGGTGAGCCCGGTCTGATCTTTGTAGATCGCATCAACGATCTATCGGCCCTCAAGAACCTGGGGCCCCGTTATCAGATTCGCTCTACCAACCCCTGTGGCGAGATTCCCCTAACGGTGGGCGAGCCTTGCGACCTGGGGGCTCTTAATCTGGCCGCTTACGTTGAAAATGGAAGGTTCAATTTTGAAGCCTTTCGTCAAGATGTTCATACTGCTATTCGCTTTCTGGACAACGTACTAGATGTGAATGTGTTTGCGCTGGAAGACAACCGCGTGGCCAGCCAGACCTTACGCCGCTTGGGCCTGGGGGTGATGGGCTTAGCCGACATGCTGATCAAGATGGGGTTGCCATACTCCTCAGAAGCGGGCCGCCGGGTGGTAGCCCAGGTAATGAACGTCATGCGTGAAGAGGCGATTGCCGAGTCGGAGCGGCTGGGCCAGGAACGAGGGGTGTTTCCACTTTACCAGCAGAACCGTGCTGCTTTCGAGGCGTTGGGCATTCGCCCACGGCGCAACGTGGCGGTTTTGACGGTAGCTCCTACCGGCACTACCAGCATGTTGATGGGCGTTTCCAGCGGTATCGAACCCATGTTCTCGCCCTTCATGTGGCGGCGTATTGGCGGGGAGTATAAGGCTTTGTTGCATCCCTTGTTTGTGGAGATGATGGAGCAGTACCCAGCCGAGGGGCCCTTTGAGAAAGATGGGGCGTGGGATTGGGAGGCCATTATTCAGGCCATCCAGGCCCATCATGGTAGCGTCAAGGGCCTCGAGGGGATTCCCAGCGCTATCGGCAATGTGTTTGAAGGGGCCCACGACGTGCCCCCGCTGGATCACGTGCGCATGCAAGGGGTTGTGCAGACCGCTTTCGACGCCGAGGGTTACGCCGCTAACTCGCTTTCCAAGACCATCAACCTGCCCAACCAGGCCACCGTGGAGGATGTGGAAGCAGCCTATACCGAGGCCTACATGACCGGCTGTAAAGGCATTACGGTCTACCGCGATGGTAGCCGTGAATTCCAGGTGCTCTCGGTCAGCAAGGAAGAGAAGCAAGCCGAAGCCAAGGAAGAAACCGTGGCCGTGCAGCCGGCTTTGCTGGAAGTTCCGCCAAGCTCTGCTACCGAGCGCACAGCCCGTCCGGTCTTCGAGCGCACAGGCCGGCTGGTAGGCTACACCGACATGGTCAAGCTTACCGCTGCCGACGGAACCCGTCGGGGCTTTCTGGTTACGGTCAACATGCAGGGCGAGCACCCGGTGGAGGTGATTCTGACCTCGGGTAAGGCAGGCGATGAGGCCAATGCCGACAGTGAGGCCCTGGGCCGTATTATTTCGAAAGCCCTGCAATATGGGGTGCCGGTAGCCGAACTGGTCAAGACCCTGCGCGGCATCAACGGGGGTTTGTATGGCAGCTATCAGGGTCGCTTTGTTACCAGCAAGGCCGACCTGATCGCGGTAGCCCTAGAAACCACCGGCAAAATCCAGCTTGGCGAAGCCGAGCGCAAAGCCGCCCAGATGCCCCTAGACCACATGGTGCCCCAGGCCGTGCAGCGGGCGGCCGCACCCTTGCAGAACATCCGCCCCACCGGCGGTAAGACCGGACTGGGCAAGTGTCCCGAGTGCGGGGATGAAAACCTGGTGCGCGAAGAGGGGTGTGTAAAATGTTATGCCTGTGGGTACAGTAAGTGTGGCTAGTACATTGTCTGGGTGGTTTCGGCAGGCCACCCGTCGACCAAGCGGTTGAGAGCAGTTCTCGAGAATGCCCCCCATTTATGCAGATAGGGCGTTGCCTTGACGGACGCCTTGTTGTTGCAAGGAGGCCAAAAGCCGGCGAAGCAATCCAGATAGCCTTGTGCAGGCTGACCGGGCAGAGATTCTGGATTGCTTCGCATCCTGCGGATGCTCGCAATGACGGGAGAAGGCCTGCATCACATACTTTGTTACCAGACCACTTAGTGGTCTGGTAACTAAATTTCCGAAGTTTTGTACCGCACACCGAATACATCGATGTAGAGATTCCATCCCACTTCGGCCCCCGAGATGGCCTAAAAACGCCCTCCCTACCGCGTAGGGAGGGTGGGGGAGGGTATCAGGCAAGGCCCCCAATCCGCTGCGTGAAGGGCCAGGTCAGCCACCCCACCTGGCCTCCCCTACGCAGTAGGGGAGGAAAGGGGCGAAGCGGGGTGGGGTGCTTTTTGCATGACCGTACAGGCAAGGCACCGAAGGCCCAGGTTTACGAGACACGGCGCGTTCTGAAGGCTAAACCCCATACTGCGTATTTTGTTACCAGACCACTAGTGAGGGTGGGGAAGGGTATCAGGTAAGGCCCCCCGTTGGTTGCTGAAGGGCCAGGTCAGCCATCCCACCTGGCCTCCCCTACCTCGTAGGGGAAGGAGGGGTAAGGCAGGGTGGGGTAAAGTGCATACCTGCGTATAGAGCGCGATAAGTCGAGATGAACCGGCTTATCCGGTTCGGCATGACAATCCTAGAGGGTAGAACTGGGTATCCTTTAGTTTATGTGGGATCTGGTTATTGTCGGTGCGGGGCCGGTGGGGCTGGCCGCGGCCATTGAGGCCAAACGCGCCAACCTGAAGGCGGTGGTGCTGGAAAAAGGAACCATCGTTAACACCCTGTATCGCTGGCCCAAAGAAACCGTGTTCTTTAGTGAAGCCAAGAACATCGAAATTGGCGGGCATCCGTTTCCCTCGCTTTATCCCAAGCCTACGCGACGAGAGGCCCTGCAATACTATCGCCGGGTCGCCGAAAACGAAGAACTGGATATCCGCATCTACACCGAGGTTATCGGTATCCATCCCGACCGGGGCCATTTCAGGGTGGACTACCGCGACCGAGACGGGGAGGGCACGTTACAGAGCCGTTTTGTCCTGGTGGCTACCGGCTACTACGACAACCCCAACCGCCTGGGCGTGCCAGGCGAAGAATTGCCCCATGTGCGCTATGGTCTGGACGAAACCCTACCCTACTGGAAGCAGCATGTGGTGGTGATAGGGGGTTCCAACAGCGCGGTGGAAGCGGCCCTCGAGCTCTATCGCGCCGGCGCCAAGGTTAGGGTGGTTCACCACGCGGCCGAGATCCGCCCACGGGTCAAGTACTGGCTCAAGCCCGATTTTGAGAACCGGGTCAAGGAAGGGGCCATCGGGCTCCTGCTAAACACCCGGGTTCTGGAGATCACCCCACGCGAGGTGGTTGTTTTGGAAAAAGGTGAGGGGGCTGGGGCTGTTCGCCGGCTCCAAGCCGATTTTGTGTTGGTACACATTGGCTACAAAGCGGTGGATGAGTTGTTGCGCAGGGTGGGTGTGGAATTCCAGGGCGATGCGCCGCTGCTTTCCGAAACCTACGAGACCAGCATCAGGGGGCTTTTTGTGGCAGGCAGTGCGGGCTTTGGCTCCGATACCCGTACGGTGTTCATCGAAAATGGACGGGAACACGCCCTGAAAGCTGTGGGGGAAATGGCCGACCGTATCAAGGCCGCAAGTCTGACCTCGACGCCGCTCAGCCAGGTTTGAACGGGAGATTGAGCCCGGTATCTCCCCAGCTCGATGTGGGCCCGTAGGCCGTTGTTGTAAGCATCCGCTCACTCATCCAGGGTGGTAGGCTCTTCCCGGCCGCCCTCTTTGTCTTCGGCCAGTGAGAGTTTGGCCAGTGTTAAGGCCAGCACATAGGTGCCTTTGGCAATGTCTTCGGGGGAGGCGTACTCGTCGGGGCGGTGGCTGATGCCCTCCCGGCAAGGAATGAAGAGCATGGCTGTAGGGGCAATGCGGGCCATGAACAGCGAATCGTGGTAGGCACGGCTGACCATTAGCTTGAACTTAACCCCGGCTTCGCCACACGCTGCTACCAGCGCTTTTAGCGCCTCCGAACCCGATTTGGCTGGGGGGTCAATGTTGATGATTTCCACGCTGTACTTGATCCCGCGCCGGGTACAGACCTGTTCGACCCCCTGGATAACATTGCGAATCACCTGGTCGCGGCGTGCTTGTTCCACATCGCGTATGTCAATCTCGAGCTTGACCCGGCTGGGCACGCTGTTTACGGCGTTGGGATAGACCTCGCAGAAGCCCGTGGTGGCTACGGTGTTGATGCTGCCGCTGTTCTTGGCAAAGGCTTCGACGCCCAGGATAATCTCGGCGGCTGCACAAAGGGCATCGCGGCGGTCGGGCATTAGCACGGCCCCGGCATGGCCGCCTACCCCTTCCAGAACGACCCGCAAAGATGCGGGGGCTGCAATGGCCGTCACGATGCCCAAAGGTACTTGTTCTTGCTCGAGGATGGGCCCTTGCTCGATGTGCATCTCGACAAAAGCCGAGTAGTAGCCCTCGGGGAGTTGTACATCCTCTAGCCGGCCCATATAACCGGCCTCCCAGCGTACTTCCTCGAGGGTGCGCCCTTCTGGGTCTTTGAGCAGGCGCAGCGACTCGGGGGTCAAGACCCCGGTCAGGGCCCGGCTGCCCAGACAGCCGATGCCAAAGCGTGTAGGCTCCTCGGCGGTAAAAATGAGGAGCTCAATTGAACGGCGGGGCTTGAAACCACTTCGCTGTAAGGCACGTATGGCCTCCAGGCCTCCCAAGACCCCTACCGTCCCGTCGTACATGCCGGCATAGGGAATAGCGTCGAAATGAGACCCTGTGCCTACCGCGGGCAGCTCCGGCTCGGTGCCTTCCCAACGCGCAAAAATATTGCCCAGGCCATCTTCCCGCAGTTTTAAGCCGGCTTCGACGCACAGGCCTTTGAGGTAGGCCCTGGCCTCGAGGTCGGGCTTGGTGTACAGGATGCGGGTAATGGCCGGCTTGGGCGTATCGGAAAACGCCGCTAAGGCCTCGAGTTCCTGGACAATTCGCGCTTGATCTACCAGTGGTCTTACAATCATGGGTTGCTCCCGGAAATAAATCTATGCCCTTGCAGCATGTTGATTGGCCAAAGGTTCAACACACCCCTGGGGGTTTTAGGAAGTCAACAACTCCAGCGAGTGGCGGTTTACATCCTTGTAGATGAGGTACTTGCTGGGGGTTTTGCCCAGGGCGCCAAACCACTGCGGACAGAATGAGGCCATCCAGATTACATCGCCGGCCTGCACGGTGTACCACCGGTCGCTCAGACGGTACACCCCGCCGCCTTGCAAAAACAAAAGGCCATGTTCCATCACGTGGGTTTCCACCAGGGACAGATGGGCCCCGGGTGCAAAGGTCATGGTATTGACGGCCATATCGAAGGCAAAATGGTCAGGCAGGAGCAAGCGTACCTGCAGGGCTTCATCGCCCATCAGCGGACTGCTGGGAACCGCTAGTTCATGGCCTAGCACCACCTGGGGCACCTCGACCCCGGCTAGGGCCTGGTAGGGTTTGTCGAACACCACCATGCGGGCCGCAGTTTTCGACTCGAAGCGGTGCGGGGTATTGGCCGGTAGATACACGTAGTGATCGGCCTCCAACAAGTGTCGGGTGCCCCCGACCTCGAGGGCTACCTGGCCTTGTAGCACATAGGCAAAGCGCTGGATATCCAGCAGGCTCATCTCCCCCGCACCCCCAGGCTCCATTTCCACCGTGTACATCTTGAAACGGGCCCCCAGCTCTGGGGCAATATGGACGATGCAGGCGGTGCTCGCCCAGCCCGGTAATGGCGCCCGAACAAAGGTATCGGGGGTTAGAAGGGCATGGTCGGGGGTTACGCAGGTACGGGTAAAACCGGTCAGGCTCATAGATTCCTCGTTTGTAGGCGAACCTCGCTAGGCCTGACTATTTTACCCTCTTTGAAGATCGGTTCCCCCCTGAGCCAGGTGCTCTCTACCACGCCCAGGAAGGTCTGGCCTAGGTAGGGCGAGAGGCGGTGGCGGTAGTGCAGGTCTTGGGGGGCAAGGGTGTGGCTTTGGGAGAGGTTGACCAGGGCGAAATCGGCTTCAAAGCCCACGGCAAGCTGCCCTTTTCGTTTCAGGCCAAAGCGCTTGGCCGGGTTCAAGGCCAACAGTGCGGCGATGTGCTCGAGCGCGAGCCCGCGCCGCTGCCAGCCCTGGCTGAGCATGACCGCCAGCGTAGACTGCACCCCTGCGATCCCGCCCCACAACGCGAAGAAATCCGGGTTCTGCTTCATCTCAGGGGGGGCAGGGGAGTGGTCGGATCCTATTATATCCACCGAGCCCGCCCACACCTCGGCCCAAAGCCGGTCTTGTTCGGACGCGCTGCGCAAGGGTGGGGCGCATTTTCCGGTTGCTCCCAGCCACTCCAGGTCGTCTTCGGTAAAGGCCAGGTAGTGGGGACAGGTCTCGAGGCTCACATCCACCCCTCGAGCCCGGGCCTCGGCGGCGAGTGCTACCCCTGCACCCGAACTGATATGCACAATGTGTAGCTTACAGCCGGTTTCTTGGGCCAGCAAAAGGGCCCGTTGGATGGCCTCGAGCTCGGTAAAAACCGGCCTCGAGGCTACATACTCCCGCCAGGACACTCCCTTGGCCCGCATTTTCCGGGTCAGGTGGGCTGTGAGTATCTCCGACTCGGCGTGCACCGCTACCGGCAAGCCCCACTCCGCTGCCAGCCGCATTCCTTCATAAAGGGTGGCATCGTCGCAGGCTGGGAATTCGGGGAGGCCCGAGTTGCACATGAAGGCCTTAAAGCCGATTACCCCGCGTTCGGCCAGTTCGGACAGGTGCTCGAGGTTCTTTGGGGTAAGCCCGCCCCACAAAGCAAAGTCGGTGCAAGACAAGGCCCGCAGAGCCGAAAGTTTCTGGTCGAAGGATGGCGCATCCAGGGTACAGGGTAGCGAGTTGAGGGGCATATCAAAAAACACCGTTCCACCTCCGGCCGCAAAGGCCGCGCTACCCGTCTCGATGCCTTCCCAGTGGGCCTGCCCCGGCTCGTTGAAGTGCACATGTACATCCACCAGACCCGGGAAAACATACCGACCCGTTGCCAACACCTCTTGCCGGGCCGACTCGGTAATTTCCTCGGCTATTTGGCTAATTTGCCCATCCAGAACCCCCAGGTCGGCCTGCTGCACACCGGCTGGGGTCACCAGCTTTCCTCCGCGAACAACCAGGTCGAGCATGGCAACTCCGTGGGTCAAGAATAAAGCCTGGGACAACCCGCACGCTAGCAGCGATTGCCAACGTGGCGCTTAGCCTTAGCGGGGGATGTCCTCGGCGGTGAGGAACCTGGGCTTGACCCAGCGAACCTCCTCGAAGGTGCCGTCGTAGCGCAAAATAGCAGCGATGCGGGCCCTCGAGTACACCTGGTGCGGCTTTTTGGGGATGAAGGCGGTCACGATATCCACCCAACGCGGTTCGCGGTATTCCAGCACCACGTGCAAGGGCAGCTTGAGCTGGGGCGGAAAGACCATGTAGCCCAGCACCAGCATCCTCTGATCTTCTGGGTAAAC
This genomic stretch from Meiothermus sp. harbors:
- a CDS encoding adenosylcobalamin-dependent ribonucleoside-diphosphate reductase; the protein is MDGFTPAVFDDHAQAIAKRQYMQPGDGDVYGMFRRVATWVASPEKTEQDKQYWGEQFYRLMASKRFCPGGRVLAGAGTLHGNVLNCFVQGATEHDPSSFDGVLEVATKLALVTKVGGGNGVNLDPYASRKKAGPQGTIRGFAYLAADHADVEDFIKGLMRPPINPDGNKENITVRNWTRVVYGLLKPELAALARRNGVMTVREKPGDALMVPDDMRGILETAKSALSLAIRGQEPHVDFSNLRPEGAPIKGSGGTSSGPLSFLVEIFDNFLEWANLGADKAGPVATLRYVYAPVLRVVRQGGTRRGAGMATIAIDHPDLLDFLTAKDLDREASEGDISTFNISILVTENFWKTLQADGLWAVEPSEVPGKYYPYPVRGAYTGVLPDLPERPQDGARPIPVYEGKVPAKWLWHEIAWHAWATGEPGLIFVDRINDLSALKNLGPRYQIRSTNPCGEIPLTVGEPCDLGALNLAAYVENGRFNFEAFRQDVHTAIRFLDNVLDVNVFALEDNRVASQTLRRLGLGVMGLADMLIKMGLPYSSEAGRRVVAQVMNVMREEAIAESERLGQERGVFPLYQQNRAAFEALGIRPRRNVAVLTVAPTGTTSMLMGVSSGIEPMFSPFMWRRIGGEYKALLHPLFVEMMEQYPAEGPFEKDGAWDWEAIIQAIQAHHGSVKGLEGIPSAIGNVFEGAHDVPPLDHVRMQGVVQTAFDAEGYAANSLSKTINLPNQATVEDVEAAYTEAYMTGCKGITVYRDGSREFQVLSVSKEEKQAEAKEETVAVQPALLEVPPSSATERTARPVFERTGRLVGYTDMVKLTAADGTRRGFLVTVNMQGEHPVEVILTSGKAGDEANADSEALGRIISKALQYGVPVAELVKTLRGINGGLYGSYQGRFVTSKADLIAVALETTGKIQLGEAERKAAQMPLDHMVPQAVQRAAAPLQNIRPTGGKTGLGKCPECGDENLVREEGCVKCYACGYSKCG
- the allE gene encoding (S)-ureidoglycine aminohydrolase, translating into MSLTGFTRTCVTPDHALLTPDTFVRAPLPGWASTACIVHIAPELGARFKMYTVEMEPGGAGEMSLLDIQRFAYVLQGQVALEVGGTRHLLEADHYVYLPANTPHRFESKTAARMVVFDKPYQALAGVEVPQVVLGHELAVPSSPLMGDEALQVRLLLPDHFAFDMAVNTMTFAPGAHLSLVETHVMEHGLLFLQGGGVYRLSDRWYTVQAGDVIWMASFCPQWFGALGKTPSKYLIYKDVNRHSLELLTS
- a CDS encoding M20 family metallo-hydrolase encodes the protein MIVRPLVDQARIVQELEALAAFSDTPKPAITRILYTKPDLEARAYLKGLCVEAGLKLREDGLGNIFARWEGTEPELPAVGTGSHFDAIPYAGMYDGTVGVLGGLEAIRALQRSGFKPRRSIELLIFTAEEPTRFGIGCLGSRALTGVLTPESLRLLKDPEGRTLEEVRWEAGYMGRLEDVQLPEGYYSAFVEMHIEQGPILEQEQVPLGIVTAIAAPASLRVVLEGVGGHAGAVLMPDRRDALCAAAEIILGVEAFAKNSGSINTVATTGFCEVYPNAVNSVPSRVKLEIDIRDVEQARRDQVIRNVIQGVEQVCTRRGIKYSVEIINIDPPAKSGSEALKALVAACGEAGVKFKLMVSRAYHDSLFMARIAPTAMLFIPCREGISHRPDEYASPEDIAKGTYVLALTLAKLSLAEDKEGGREEPTTLDE
- a CDS encoding DUF4258 domain-containing protein — its product is MLKRSRIRRLEELLPYIREGRYRIGPHVAKHMLQEGFIEHDVLQAVEWGREMAVYPEDQRMLVLGYMVFPPQLKLPLHVVLEYREPRWVDIVTAFIPKKPHQVYSRARIAAILRYDGTFEEVRWVKPRFLTAEDIPR
- a CDS encoding YpdA family putative bacillithiol disulfide reductase, whose translation is MWDLVIVGAGPVGLAAAIEAKRANLKAVVLEKGTIVNTLYRWPKETVFFSEAKNIEIGGHPFPSLYPKPTRREALQYYRRVAENEELDIRIYTEVIGIHPDRGHFRVDYRDRDGEGTLQSRFVLVATGYYDNPNRLGVPGEELPHVRYGLDETLPYWKQHVVVIGGSNSAVEAALELYRAGAKVRVVHHAAEIRPRVKYWLKPDFENRVKEGAIGLLLNTRVLEITPREVVVLEKGEGAGAVRRLQADFVLVHIGYKAVDELLRRVGVEFQGDAPLLSETYETSIRGLFVAGSAGFGSDTRTVFIENGREHALKAVGEMADRIKAASLTSTPLSQV
- a CDS encoding allantoinase; the protein is MLDLVVRGGKLVTPAGVQQADLGVLDGQISQIAEEITESARQEVLATGRYVFPGLVDVHVHFNEPGQAHWEGIETGSAAFAAGGGTVFFDMPLNSLPCTLDAPSFDQKLSALRALSCTDFALWGGLTPKNLEHLSELAERGVIGFKAFMCNSGLPEFPACDDATLYEGMRLAAEWGLPVAVHAESEILTAHLTRKMRAKGVSWREYVASRPVFTELEAIQRALLLAQETGCKLHIVHISSGAGVALAAEARARGVDVSLETCPHYLAFTEDDLEWLGATGKCAPPLRSASEQDRLWAEVWAGSVDIIGSDHSPAPPEMKQNPDFFALWGGIAGVQSTLAVMLSQGWQRRGLALEHIAALLALNPAKRFGLKRKGQLAVGFEADFALVNLSQSHTLAPQDLHYRHRLSPYLGQTFLGVVESTWLRGEPIFKEGKIVRPSEVRLQTRNL